The window TGGAAACACATTGGGGATTTAAAAGCACCAAAAGGTTTTGAGAAGCAGTACGGAGTAGCAGGACCTTTAGCTGGACATATTGGGGAGTATGTGATTGTAGCTGGTGGAGCGAATTTTCCATATAAACCAGTTCTTGAAGGTGGTGCAAAAATTGTATATTCAGATTTATATTTGATGAAAAAAACATCAAATGGATTAGAATTGATTAAGCACACTCATCTACCAAAAGAGATAGGATATGGAAGTGCTATTTCTACAGAAAAAGGAATCTATTATATAGGAGGAACTTATCAAACTGGCGTATCAAATGAAATTATTTTTGTAGGATTAAATAAAGATAAAACAGATATAGAGGTAAAAACAATAGGAAAGTTACCATTTGAATATCATAGTGGTGTAGCCGTATTAAAAGATGATGATATATATATCGTTGCAGGGAAACAAAATGGAAAAGATAGCAAGAATTTCTACAAATACAATTTAGTATCAGGTCAAACTTCTGAATTAAAAATGTTCCCGGGAACAGAAAGAAGTCAGCCGGTTGGTCAAATTTTACATAATGGTAAAGAGGAGATGCTATATGTATTTGGTGGTGGAACAGGAGTTGCTTTTACAGATGGTTATGCGTATAGTTTCTCTCAAGATAGTTGGTCAAAAGCAAAGGATGTAGAATTGAATAATCATGGAATTTCAGTTTTAGGTGCAAATTCAGTTAAATTAGATAGCAGTAAAATGCTAGTAATAGGTGGATTTAATAAGGAGATTTGGGATGATGCGAATTTAAAATTGGGTTCACTAAAAGGAGAGGCTTTAAAAAATTATAGAGAAAGTTATTTTAATAAAGATCCTCAAGATTTTAATTGGAATAAAAATATGTTGGTTTATAATGCCAAAACAAATAGTTGGGAATCGATGGGAGAAATACCATTTATGGCACCTTGTGGAGAAGGGTTAGTTAAAATAGGAGATACGATTTATTCTATAAATGGAGAGATAAAGCCAGGAGTTAGAAGCCCTAGAATTTATGAGGGTAAATTAAAATAAAGAATAAAAAAAGGATAAAGATTTTCACTCTTTATCCTTTAACTCTAACTTTAGATTTGAGTTATTATCTATTTTAACTCATCTTTAAAAAGGCTCATACTTACAGTGTCGTGATATTTTCCATATCTATATTGTTCTTGTCGGTGTCTTCCATCCTCTTTGAATCCTACAGCTTCGTAACATCTTTTTCCAGCTTCATTAAAATCAAAATAGTTTAATTTTATTTTATGGATATTCATTTCATCAAAAATGAATTTACAAAGAACTCTTAAAGCATCAGAGGCATATCCTTTCCCATGGTATTTTTTACCTAACCAGATTCCAATAGTAACGTTGCTATTTTTTCTATCGATGTTATTTATTCCACATCCTCCGATATATTCGTTACTTTCTAGTGATTCGATTGCGAAATTGAAAAGATCACCGTTGTAGTTACAGCATTTTTCAATAA of the Cetobacterium sp. ZOR0034 genome contains:
- a CDS encoding cyclically-permuted mutarotase family protein translates to MKKIALGLLVLSLGITGCSTGTIKNKEIKEVTWKHIGDLKAPKGFEKQYGVAGPLAGHIGEYVIVAGGANFPYKPVLEGGAKIVYSDLYLMKKTSNGLELIKHTHLPKEIGYGSAISTEKGIYYIGGTYQTGVSNEIIFVGLNKDKTDIEVKTIGKLPFEYHSGVAVLKDDDIYIVAGKQNGKDSKNFYKYNLVSGQTSELKMFPGTERSQPVGQILHNGKEEMLYVFGGGTGVAFTDGYAYSFSQDSWSKAKDVELNNHGISVLGANSVKLDSSKMLVIGGFNKEIWDDANLKLGSLKGEALKNYRESYFNKDPQDFNWNKNMLVYNAKTNSWESMGEIPFMAPCGEGLVKIGDTIYSINGEIKPGVRSPRIYEGKLK
- a CDS encoding GNAT family N-acetyltransferase → MFKGKKIKLRAYKSSEVQTVLDLIEEEGLRDTLVIDTVFPMSYESEKNFIEKCCNYNGDLFNFAIESLESNEYIGGCGINNIDRKNSNVTIGIWLGKKYHGKGYASDALRVLCKFIFDEMNIHKIKLNYFDFNEAGKRCYEAVGFKEDGRHRQEQYRYGKYHDTVSMSLFKDELK